A single Loxodonta africana isolate mLoxAfr1 chromosome 24, mLoxAfr1.hap2, whole genome shotgun sequence DNA region contains:
- the ITPA gene encoding inosine triphosphate pyrophosphatase isoform X2 — protein sequence MPPAGSALGLKAKELPVDPGVDGITMAGALAGKKIVFVTGNSKKLEEVIQILGDKFPCTLVAQKIDLPEYQGEPDEISIQKCQEAACQEDKRVAEGCCLWLLMDLHLLLLQIPSSHGPGWSSGRDGACCGPWASGLRVLVLQVQGPVLVEDTCLCFNALGGLPGPYIKWFLEKLKPEGLHQLLAGFEDKSAYALCTFALSTGDPREPVRLFRGRTSVRTHSWPPTWMPYPNMSPEGAATQSRCSRVISRMGQIVVPRGPRDFGWDPCFQPDGYEQTTYMDVAVEHLKRGSCGRGTQCNQLHVASGSRIGQRRYAEMPKAEKNVISHRFRALRELQKYFDSLILPEARGGPSELGSGEN from the exons ATG CCCCCAGCCGGAAGTGCCCTGGGACTCAAGGCAAAGGAGCTTCCGGTGGACCCAGGAGTAGACGGCATCACTATGGCGGGCGCCTTGGCTGGGAAGAAGATTGTGTTTGTGACGGGGAACTCCAAGAAACTGGAGGAG GTCATTCAGATTCTAGGAGATAAGTTTCCATGCACTTTGGTGGCTCAGAAAATTGACC TGCCGGAGTACCAAGGAGAGCCAGATGAGATTTCCATCCAGAAGTGTCAGGAGGCGGCTTGCCAG GAAGATAAGAGAGTAGCTGAGGGCTGTTGCCTGTGGCTCTTGATGGACCTCCATCTGTTGCTGCTGCAGATCCCAAGTAGCCATGGGCCTGGCTGGAGTTCAGGCAGGGATGGGGCCTGCTGTGGTCCCTGGGCCTCAGGGCTGCGTGTCCTTGTGCTGCAGGTGCAGGGGCCTGTGCTGGTGGAGGATACCTGTCTGTGCTTCAATGCCCTCGGGGGACTCCCTGGCCCCTACAT AAAGTGGTTTCTGGAGAAGTTAAAGCCTGAAG GTCTCCACCAGCTTCTGGCCGGGTTCGAAGACAAGTCGGCTTATGCACTCTGCACGTTCGCACTCAGCACTGGGGACCCCAGAGAGCCTGTGCGCCTGTTCAGGGGCCGGACCTCGGTGAGAACCCACTCTTGGCCACCTACCTGGATGCCGTACCCCAACATGTCACCAGAGGGAGCTGCGACTCAGAGCAGATGCTCCAGGGTCATCAGCAGGATG GGCCAGATCGTGGTGCCCCGAGGCCCCCGGGACTTTGGCTGGGACCCCTGCTTTCAGCCTGATGGATACGAGCAGAC TACTTACATGGATGTGGCTGTGGAGCACCTGAAACGTGGTTCCTGCGGCCGAGGAACTCAGTGTAATCAGCTACACGTGGCTAGTGGCTCCCGTATTGGACAGCGCAG GTACGCAGAGATGCCCAAGGCCGAGAAGAATGTCATCTCCCATCGTTTCCGGGCCCTGCGTGAGCTGCAGAAATACTTTGACAGCCTGATTCTCCCTGAAGCCAGAGGTGGCCCCTCAGAACTGGGATCTGGGGAGAACTAA
- the ITPA gene encoding inosine triphosphate pyrophosphatase isoform X1, protein MPPAGSALGLKAKELPVDPGVDGITMAGALAGKKIVFVTGNSKKLEEVIQILGDKFPCTLVAQKIDLPEYQGEPDEISIQKCQEAACQEDKRVAEGCCLWLLMDLHLLLLQIPSSHGPGWSSGRDGACCGPWASGLRVLVLQVQGPVLVEDTCLCFNALGGLPGPYIKWFLEKLKPEGLHQLLAGFEDKSAYALCTFALSTGDPREPVRLFRGRTSVRTHSWPPTWMPYPNMSPEGAATQSRCSRVISRMGQIVVPRGPRDFGWDPCFQPDGYEQTTYMDVAVEHLKRGSCGRGTQCNQLHVASGSRIGQRRSEVRRYAEMPKAEKNVISHRFRALRELQKYFDSLILPEARGGPSELGSGEN, encoded by the exons ATG CCCCCAGCCGGAAGTGCCCTGGGACTCAAGGCAAAGGAGCTTCCGGTGGACCCAGGAGTAGACGGCATCACTATGGCGGGCGCCTTGGCTGGGAAGAAGATTGTGTTTGTGACGGGGAACTCCAAGAAACTGGAGGAG GTCATTCAGATTCTAGGAGATAAGTTTCCATGCACTTTGGTGGCTCAGAAAATTGACC TGCCGGAGTACCAAGGAGAGCCAGATGAGATTTCCATCCAGAAGTGTCAGGAGGCGGCTTGCCAG GAAGATAAGAGAGTAGCTGAGGGCTGTTGCCTGTGGCTCTTGATGGACCTCCATCTGTTGCTGCTGCAGATCCCAAGTAGCCATGGGCCTGGCTGGAGTTCAGGCAGGGATGGGGCCTGCTGTGGTCCCTGGGCCTCAGGGCTGCGTGTCCTTGTGCTGCAGGTGCAGGGGCCTGTGCTGGTGGAGGATACCTGTCTGTGCTTCAATGCCCTCGGGGGACTCCCTGGCCCCTACAT AAAGTGGTTTCTGGAGAAGTTAAAGCCTGAAG GTCTCCACCAGCTTCTGGCCGGGTTCGAAGACAAGTCGGCTTATGCACTCTGCACGTTCGCACTCAGCACTGGGGACCCCAGAGAGCCTGTGCGCCTGTTCAGGGGCCGGACCTCGGTGAGAACCCACTCTTGGCCACCTACCTGGATGCCGTACCCCAACATGTCACCAGAGGGAGCTGCGACTCAGAGCAGATGCTCCAGGGTCATCAGCAGGATG GGCCAGATCGTGGTGCCCCGAGGCCCCCGGGACTTTGGCTGGGACCCCTGCTTTCAGCCTGATGGATACGAGCAGAC TACTTACATGGATGTGGCTGTGGAGCACCTGAAACGTGGTTCCTGCGGCCGAGGAACTCAGTGTAATCAGCTACACGTGGCTAGTGGCTCCCGTATTGGACAGCGCAGGTCTGAAGTGCGCAG GTACGCAGAGATGCCCAAGGCCGAGAAGAATGTCATCTCCCATCGTTTCCGGGCCCTGCGTGAGCTGCAGAAATACTTTGACAGCCTGATTCTCCCTGAAGCCAGAGGTGGCCCCTCAGAACTGGGATCTGGGGAGAACTAA
- the ITPA gene encoding inosine triphosphate pyrophosphatase isoform X3, whose protein sequence is MPPAGSALGLKAKELPVDPGVDGITMAGALAGKKIVFVTGNSKKLEEVIQILGDKFPCTLVAQKIDLPEYQGEPDEISIQKCQEAACQIPSSHGPGWSSGRDGACCGPWASGLRVLVLQVQGPVLVEDTCLCFNALGGLPGPYIKWFLEKLKPEGLHQLLAGFEDKSAYALCTFALSTGDPREPVRLFRGRTSVRTHSWPPTWMPYPNMSPEGAATQSRCSRVISRMGQIVVPRGPRDFGWDPCFQPDGYEQTTYMDVAVEHLKRGSCGRGTQCNQLHVASGSRIGQRRSEVRRYAEMPKAEKNVISHRFRALRELQKYFDSLILPEARGGPSELGSGEN, encoded by the exons ATG CCCCCAGCCGGAAGTGCCCTGGGACTCAAGGCAAAGGAGCTTCCGGTGGACCCAGGAGTAGACGGCATCACTATGGCGGGCGCCTTGGCTGGGAAGAAGATTGTGTTTGTGACGGGGAACTCCAAGAAACTGGAGGAG GTCATTCAGATTCTAGGAGATAAGTTTCCATGCACTTTGGTGGCTCAGAAAATTGACC TGCCGGAGTACCAAGGAGAGCCAGATGAGATTTCCATCCAGAAGTGTCAGGAGGCGGCTTGCCAG ATCCCAAGTAGCCATGGGCCTGGCTGGAGTTCAGGCAGGGATGGGGCCTGCTGTGGTCCCTGGGCCTCAGGGCTGCGTGTCCTTGTGCTGCAGGTGCAGGGGCCTGTGCTGGTGGAGGATACCTGTCTGTGCTTCAATGCCCTCGGGGGACTCCCTGGCCCCTACAT AAAGTGGTTTCTGGAGAAGTTAAAGCCTGAAG GTCTCCACCAGCTTCTGGCCGGGTTCGAAGACAAGTCGGCTTATGCACTCTGCACGTTCGCACTCAGCACTGGGGACCCCAGAGAGCCTGTGCGCCTGTTCAGGGGCCGGACCTCGGTGAGAACCCACTCTTGGCCACCTACCTGGATGCCGTACCCCAACATGTCACCAGAGGGAGCTGCGACTCAGAGCAGATGCTCCAGGGTCATCAGCAGGATG GGCCAGATCGTGGTGCCCCGAGGCCCCCGGGACTTTGGCTGGGACCCCTGCTTTCAGCCTGATGGATACGAGCAGAC TACTTACATGGATGTGGCTGTGGAGCACCTGAAACGTGGTTCCTGCGGCCGAGGAACTCAGTGTAATCAGCTACACGTGGCTAGTGGCTCCCGTATTGGACAGCGCAGGTCTGAAGTGCGCAG GTACGCAGAGATGCCCAAGGCCGAGAAGAATGTCATCTCCCATCGTTTCCGGGCCCTGCGTGAGCTGCAGAAATACTTTGACAGCCTGATTCTCCCTGAAGCCAGAGGTGGCCCCTCAGAACTGGGATCTGGGGAGAACTAA
- the ITPA gene encoding inosine triphosphate pyrophosphatase isoform X8, translated as MAGALAGKKIVFVTGNSKKLEEVIQILGDKFPCTLVAQKIDLPEYQGEPDEISIQKCQEAACQEDKRVAEGCCLWLLMDLHLLLLQIPSSHGPGWSSGRDGACCGPWASGLRVLVLQVQGPVLVEDTCLCFNALGGLPGPYIKWFLEKLKPEGLHQLLAGFEDKSAYALCTFALSTGDPREPVRLFRGRTSGQIVVPRGPRDFGWDPCFQPDGYEQTYAEMPKAEKNVISHRFRALRELQKYFDSLILPEARGGPSELGSGEN; from the exons ATGGCGGGCGCCTTGGCTGGGAAGAAGATTGTGTTTGTGACGGGGAACTCCAAGAAACTGGAGGAG GTCATTCAGATTCTAGGAGATAAGTTTCCATGCACTTTGGTGGCTCAGAAAATTGACC TGCCGGAGTACCAAGGAGAGCCAGATGAGATTTCCATCCAGAAGTGTCAGGAGGCGGCTTGCCAG GAAGATAAGAGAGTAGCTGAGGGCTGTTGCCTGTGGCTCTTGATGGACCTCCATCTGTTGCTGCTGCAGATCCCAAGTAGCCATGGGCCTGGCTGGAGTTCAGGCAGGGATGGGGCCTGCTGTGGTCCCTGGGCCTCAGGGCTGCGTGTCCTTGTGCTGCAGGTGCAGGGGCCTGTGCTGGTGGAGGATACCTGTCTGTGCTTCAATGCCCTCGGGGGACTCCCTGGCCCCTACAT AAAGTGGTTTCTGGAGAAGTTAAAGCCTGAAG GTCTCCACCAGCTTCTGGCCGGGTTCGAAGACAAGTCGGCTTATGCACTCTGCACGTTCGCACTCAGCACTGGGGACCCCAGAGAGCCTGTGCGCCTGTTCAGGGGCCGGACCTCG GGCCAGATCGTGGTGCCCCGAGGCCCCCGGGACTTTGGCTGGGACCCCTGCTTTCAGCCTGATGGATACGAGCAGAC GTACGCAGAGATGCCCAAGGCCGAGAAGAATGTCATCTCCCATCGTTTCCGGGCCCTGCGTGAGCTGCAGAAATACTTTGACAGCCTGATTCTCCCTGAAGCCAGAGGTGGCCCCTCAGAACTGGGATCTGGGGAGAACTAA
- the ITPA gene encoding inosine triphosphate pyrophosphatase isoform X6, protein MPPAGSALGLKAKELPVDPGVDGITMAGALAGKKIVFVTGNSKKLEEVIQILGDKFPCTLVAQKIDLPEYQGEPDEISIQKCQEAACQVQGPVLVEDTCLCFNALGGLPGPYIKWFLEKLKPEGLHQLLAGFEDKSAYALCTFALSTGDPREPVRLFRGRTSVRTHSWPPTWMPYPNMSPEGAATQSRCSRVISRMGQIVVPRGPRDFGWDPCFQPDGYEQTTYMDVAVEHLKRGSCGRGTQCNQLHVASGSRIGQRRSEVRRYAEMPKAEKNVISHRFRALRELQKYFDSLILPEARGGPSELGSGEN, encoded by the exons ATG CCCCCAGCCGGAAGTGCCCTGGGACTCAAGGCAAAGGAGCTTCCGGTGGACCCAGGAGTAGACGGCATCACTATGGCGGGCGCCTTGGCTGGGAAGAAGATTGTGTTTGTGACGGGGAACTCCAAGAAACTGGAGGAG GTCATTCAGATTCTAGGAGATAAGTTTCCATGCACTTTGGTGGCTCAGAAAATTGACC TGCCGGAGTACCAAGGAGAGCCAGATGAGATTTCCATCCAGAAGTGTCAGGAGGCGGCTTGCCAG GTGCAGGGGCCTGTGCTGGTGGAGGATACCTGTCTGTGCTTCAATGCCCTCGGGGGACTCCCTGGCCCCTACAT AAAGTGGTTTCTGGAGAAGTTAAAGCCTGAAG GTCTCCACCAGCTTCTGGCCGGGTTCGAAGACAAGTCGGCTTATGCACTCTGCACGTTCGCACTCAGCACTGGGGACCCCAGAGAGCCTGTGCGCCTGTTCAGGGGCCGGACCTCGGTGAGAACCCACTCTTGGCCACCTACCTGGATGCCGTACCCCAACATGTCACCAGAGGGAGCTGCGACTCAGAGCAGATGCTCCAGGGTCATCAGCAGGATG GGCCAGATCGTGGTGCCCCGAGGCCCCCGGGACTTTGGCTGGGACCCCTGCTTTCAGCCTGATGGATACGAGCAGAC TACTTACATGGATGTGGCTGTGGAGCACCTGAAACGTGGTTCCTGCGGCCGAGGAACTCAGTGTAATCAGCTACACGTGGCTAGTGGCTCCCGTATTGGACAGCGCAGGTCTGAAGTGCGCAG GTACGCAGAGATGCCCAAGGCCGAGAAGAATGTCATCTCCCATCGTTTCCGGGCCCTGCGTGAGCTGCAGAAATACTTTGACAGCCTGATTCTCCCTGAAGCCAGAGGTGGCCCCTCAGAACTGGGATCTGGGGAGAACTAA
- the ITPA gene encoding inosine triphosphate pyrophosphatase isoform X4, with translation MPPAGSALGLKAKELPVDPGVDGITMAGALAGKKIVFVTGNSKKLEEVIQILGDKFPCTLVAQKIDLPEYQGEPDEISIQKCQEAACQEDKRVAEGCCLWLLMDLHLLLLQIPSSHGPGWSSGRDGACCGPWASGLRVLVLQVQGPVLVEDTCLCFNALGGLPGPYIKWFLEKLKPEGLHQLLAGFEDKSAYALCTFALSTGDPREPVRLFRGRTSGQIVVPRGPRDFGWDPCFQPDGYEQTTYMDVAVEHLKRGSCGRGTQCNQLHVASGSRIGQRRSEVRRYAEMPKAEKNVISHRFRALRELQKYFDSLILPEARGGPSELGSGEN, from the exons ATG CCCCCAGCCGGAAGTGCCCTGGGACTCAAGGCAAAGGAGCTTCCGGTGGACCCAGGAGTAGACGGCATCACTATGGCGGGCGCCTTGGCTGGGAAGAAGATTGTGTTTGTGACGGGGAACTCCAAGAAACTGGAGGAG GTCATTCAGATTCTAGGAGATAAGTTTCCATGCACTTTGGTGGCTCAGAAAATTGACC TGCCGGAGTACCAAGGAGAGCCAGATGAGATTTCCATCCAGAAGTGTCAGGAGGCGGCTTGCCAG GAAGATAAGAGAGTAGCTGAGGGCTGTTGCCTGTGGCTCTTGATGGACCTCCATCTGTTGCTGCTGCAGATCCCAAGTAGCCATGGGCCTGGCTGGAGTTCAGGCAGGGATGGGGCCTGCTGTGGTCCCTGGGCCTCAGGGCTGCGTGTCCTTGTGCTGCAGGTGCAGGGGCCTGTGCTGGTGGAGGATACCTGTCTGTGCTTCAATGCCCTCGGGGGACTCCCTGGCCCCTACAT AAAGTGGTTTCTGGAGAAGTTAAAGCCTGAAG GTCTCCACCAGCTTCTGGCCGGGTTCGAAGACAAGTCGGCTTATGCACTCTGCACGTTCGCACTCAGCACTGGGGACCCCAGAGAGCCTGTGCGCCTGTTCAGGGGCCGGACCTCG GGCCAGATCGTGGTGCCCCGAGGCCCCCGGGACTTTGGCTGGGACCCCTGCTTTCAGCCTGATGGATACGAGCAGAC TACTTACATGGATGTGGCTGTGGAGCACCTGAAACGTGGTTCCTGCGGCCGAGGAACTCAGTGTAATCAGCTACACGTGGCTAGTGGCTCCCGTATTGGACAGCGCAGGTCTGAAGTGCGCAG GTACGCAGAGATGCCCAAGGCCGAGAAGAATGTCATCTCCCATCGTTTCCGGGCCCTGCGTGAGCTGCAGAAATACTTTGACAGCCTGATTCTCCCTGAAGCCAGAGGTGGCCCCTCAGAACTGGGATCTGGGGAGAACTAA
- the ITPA gene encoding inosine triphosphate pyrophosphatase isoform X5, protein MPPAGSALGLKAKELPVDPGVDGITMAGALAGKKIVFVTGNSKKLEEVIQILGDKFPCTLVAQKIDLPEYQGEPDEISIQKCQEAACQEDKRVAEGCCLWLLMDLHLLLLQIPSSHGPGWSSGRDGACCGPWASGLRVLVLQVQGPVLVEDTCLCFNALGGLPGPYIKWFLEKLKPEGLHQLLAGFEDKSAYALCTFALSTGDPREPVRLFRGRTSVRTHSWPPTWMPYPNMSPEGAATQSRCSRVISRMGQIVVPRGPRDFGWDPCFQPDGYEQTYAEMPKAEKNVISHRFRALRELQKYFDSLILPEARGGPSELGSGEN, encoded by the exons ATG CCCCCAGCCGGAAGTGCCCTGGGACTCAAGGCAAAGGAGCTTCCGGTGGACCCAGGAGTAGACGGCATCACTATGGCGGGCGCCTTGGCTGGGAAGAAGATTGTGTTTGTGACGGGGAACTCCAAGAAACTGGAGGAG GTCATTCAGATTCTAGGAGATAAGTTTCCATGCACTTTGGTGGCTCAGAAAATTGACC TGCCGGAGTACCAAGGAGAGCCAGATGAGATTTCCATCCAGAAGTGTCAGGAGGCGGCTTGCCAG GAAGATAAGAGAGTAGCTGAGGGCTGTTGCCTGTGGCTCTTGATGGACCTCCATCTGTTGCTGCTGCAGATCCCAAGTAGCCATGGGCCTGGCTGGAGTTCAGGCAGGGATGGGGCCTGCTGTGGTCCCTGGGCCTCAGGGCTGCGTGTCCTTGTGCTGCAGGTGCAGGGGCCTGTGCTGGTGGAGGATACCTGTCTGTGCTTCAATGCCCTCGGGGGACTCCCTGGCCCCTACAT AAAGTGGTTTCTGGAGAAGTTAAAGCCTGAAG GTCTCCACCAGCTTCTGGCCGGGTTCGAAGACAAGTCGGCTTATGCACTCTGCACGTTCGCACTCAGCACTGGGGACCCCAGAGAGCCTGTGCGCCTGTTCAGGGGCCGGACCTCGGTGAGAACCCACTCTTGGCCACCTACCTGGATGCCGTACCCCAACATGTCACCAGAGGGAGCTGCGACTCAGAGCAGATGCTCCAGGGTCATCAGCAGGATG GGCCAGATCGTGGTGCCCCGAGGCCCCCGGGACTTTGGCTGGGACCCCTGCTTTCAGCCTGATGGATACGAGCAGAC GTACGCAGAGATGCCCAAGGCCGAGAAGAATGTCATCTCCCATCGTTTCCGGGCCCTGCGTGAGCTGCAGAAATACTTTGACAGCCTGATTCTCCCTGAAGCCAGAGGTGGCCCCTCAGAACTGGGATCTGGGGAGAACTAA
- the ITPA gene encoding inosine triphosphate pyrophosphatase isoform X9: MAGALAGKKIVFVTGNSKKLEEVIQILGDKFPCTLVAQKIDLPEYQGEPDEISIQKCQEAACQVQGPVLVEDTCLCFNALGGLPGPYIKWFLEKLKPEGLHQLLAGFEDKSAYALCTFALSTGDPREPVRLFRGRTSGQIVVPRGPRDFGWDPCFQPDGYEQTYAEMPKAEKNVISHRFRALRELQKYFDSLILPEARGGPSELGSGEN; this comes from the exons ATGGCGGGCGCCTTGGCTGGGAAGAAGATTGTGTTTGTGACGGGGAACTCCAAGAAACTGGAGGAG GTCATTCAGATTCTAGGAGATAAGTTTCCATGCACTTTGGTGGCTCAGAAAATTGACC TGCCGGAGTACCAAGGAGAGCCAGATGAGATTTCCATCCAGAAGTGTCAGGAGGCGGCTTGCCAG GTGCAGGGGCCTGTGCTGGTGGAGGATACCTGTCTGTGCTTCAATGCCCTCGGGGGACTCCCTGGCCCCTACAT AAAGTGGTTTCTGGAGAAGTTAAAGCCTGAAG GTCTCCACCAGCTTCTGGCCGGGTTCGAAGACAAGTCGGCTTATGCACTCTGCACGTTCGCACTCAGCACTGGGGACCCCAGAGAGCCTGTGCGCCTGTTCAGGGGCCGGACCTCG GGCCAGATCGTGGTGCCCCGAGGCCCCCGGGACTTTGGCTGGGACCCCTGCTTTCAGCCTGATGGATACGAGCAGAC GTACGCAGAGATGCCCAAGGCCGAGAAGAATGTCATCTCCCATCGTTTCCGGGCCCTGCGTGAGCTGCAGAAATACTTTGACAGCCTGATTCTCCCTGAAGCCAGAGGTGGCCCCTCAGAACTGGGATCTGGGGAGAACTAA
- the ITPA gene encoding inosine triphosphate pyrophosphatase isoform X7 codes for MPPAGSALGLKAKELPVDPGVDGITMAGALAGKKIVFVTGNSKKLEEVIQILGDKFPCTLVAQKIDLPEYQGEPDEISIQKCQEAACQEDKRVAEGCCLWLLMDLHLLLLQIPSSHGPGWSSGRDGACCGPWASGLRVLVLQVQGPVLVEDTCLCFNALGGLPGPYIKWFLEKLKPEGLHQLLAGFEDKSAYALCTFALSTGDPREPVRLFRGRTSVRTHSWPPTWMPYPNMSPEGAATQSRCSRVISRMVVARSWCPEAPGTLAGTPAFSLMDTSRRTQRCPRPRRMSSPIVSGPCVSCRNTLTA; via the exons ATG CCCCCAGCCGGAAGTGCCCTGGGACTCAAGGCAAAGGAGCTTCCGGTGGACCCAGGAGTAGACGGCATCACTATGGCGGGCGCCTTGGCTGGGAAGAAGATTGTGTTTGTGACGGGGAACTCCAAGAAACTGGAGGAG GTCATTCAGATTCTAGGAGATAAGTTTCCATGCACTTTGGTGGCTCAGAAAATTGACC TGCCGGAGTACCAAGGAGAGCCAGATGAGATTTCCATCCAGAAGTGTCAGGAGGCGGCTTGCCAG GAAGATAAGAGAGTAGCTGAGGGCTGTTGCCTGTGGCTCTTGATGGACCTCCATCTGTTGCTGCTGCAGATCCCAAGTAGCCATGGGCCTGGCTGGAGTTCAGGCAGGGATGGGGCCTGCTGTGGTCCCTGGGCCTCAGGGCTGCGTGTCCTTGTGCTGCAGGTGCAGGGGCCTGTGCTGGTGGAGGATACCTGTCTGTGCTTCAATGCCCTCGGGGGACTCCCTGGCCCCTACAT AAAGTGGTTTCTGGAGAAGTTAAAGCCTGAAG GTCTCCACCAGCTTCTGGCCGGGTTCGAAGACAAGTCGGCTTATGCACTCTGCACGTTCGCACTCAGCACTGGGGACCCCAGAGAGCCTGTGCGCCTGTTCAGGGGCCGGACCTCGGTGAGAACCCACTCTTGGCCACCTACCTGGATGCCGTACCCCAACATGTCACCAGAGGGAGCTGCGACTCAGAGCAGATGCTCCAGGGTCATCAGCAGGATGGTAGT GGCCAGATCGTGGTGCCCCGAGGCCCCCGGGACTTTGGCTGGGACCCCTGCTTTCAGCCTGATGGATACGAGCAGAC GTACGCAGAGATGCCCAAGGCCGAGAAGAATGTCATCTCCCATCGTTTCCGGGCCCTGCGTGAGCTGCAGAAATACTTTGACAGCCTGA
- the ITPA gene encoding inosine triphosphate pyrophosphatase isoform X10 — protein sequence MAGALAGKKIVFVTGNSKKLEEVIQILGDKFPCTLVAQKIDLPEYQGEPDEISIQKCQEAACQVQGPVLVEDTCLCFNALGGLPGPYIKWFLEKLKPEGLHQLLAGFEDKSAYALCTFALSTGDPREPVRLFRGRTSVRTHSWPPTWMPYPNMSPEGAATQSRCSRVISRMVVARSWCPEAPGTLAGTPAFSLMDTSRRTQRCPRPRRMSSPIVSGPCVSCRNTLTA from the exons ATGGCGGGCGCCTTGGCTGGGAAGAAGATTGTGTTTGTGACGGGGAACTCCAAGAAACTGGAGGAG GTCATTCAGATTCTAGGAGATAAGTTTCCATGCACTTTGGTGGCTCAGAAAATTGACC TGCCGGAGTACCAAGGAGAGCCAGATGAGATTTCCATCCAGAAGTGTCAGGAGGCGGCTTGCCAG GTGCAGGGGCCTGTGCTGGTGGAGGATACCTGTCTGTGCTTCAATGCCCTCGGGGGACTCCCTGGCCCCTACAT AAAGTGGTTTCTGGAGAAGTTAAAGCCTGAAG GTCTCCACCAGCTTCTGGCCGGGTTCGAAGACAAGTCGGCTTATGCACTCTGCACGTTCGCACTCAGCACTGGGGACCCCAGAGAGCCTGTGCGCCTGTTCAGGGGCCGGACCTCGGTGAGAACCCACTCTTGGCCACCTACCTGGATGCCGTACCCCAACATGTCACCAGAGGGAGCTGCGACTCAGAGCAGATGCTCCAGGGTCATCAGCAGGATGGTAGT GGCCAGATCGTGGTGCCCCGAGGCCCCCGGGACTTTGGCTGGGACCCCTGCTTTCAGCCTGATGGATACGAGCAGAC GTACGCAGAGATGCCCAAGGCCGAGAAGAATGTCATCTCCCATCGTTTCCGGGCCCTGCGTGAGCTGCAGAAATACTTTGACAGCCTGA
- the DDRGK1 gene encoding DDRGK domain-containing protein 1, giving the protein MVAPVVYLVAAALLVGLIFFLTRSRGRAAAASQESQRNEGEPVVTGREAQRGHLEPEEQRAEGRPRRRRDLGSRLLVQRRAQRVAQAEVDEYEEEAVIPAQEEEGIEKPVETHVSGKIGAKKLRKLEEKQARKAQREAKEAEREERKRLESQREAEWRKEEERLRLEEEQKEEEERKAREEQAQREHEEYLKLKEAFVVEEEGVGESMTEEQSHSFLTEFVNYIKQSKVVLLEDLASQVGLRTQDTINRIQDLLAEGTLTGVIDDRGKFIYITPEELAAVANFIRQRGRVSITELAQASNSLIAWGRETPTQAPA; this is encoded by the exons ATGGTGGCCCCCGTGGTGTACCTGGTAGCGGCAGCTCTGCTCGTcggcctgatcttcttcctgactCGCAGCCGAGGCCGGGCGGCAGCAG CCAGCCAAGAGTCACAACGCAATGAAGGGGAGCCCGTTGTAACAGGCCGGGAGGCCCAGCGTGGGCACCTGGAGCCTGAGGAGCAGAGAGCTGAGGGCAGGCCCCGGCGCCGGAGGGACCTGGGCAGCCGTCTGCTGGTCCAGCGTCGAGCCCAGCGGGTGGCCCAGGCAGAGGTGGATGAGTACGAGGAGGAGGCAGTCATTCCAG CCCAGGAGGAGGAAGGCATTGAGAAGCCAGTGGAAACTCACGTGTCAGGGAAAATCGGAGCCAAAAAACTACGGAAGCTAGAGGAGAAACAGGCACGAAAAGCCCAGCGTGAGGCAA AGGAGGCAGAGCGTGAAGAGCGGAAGCGCCTGGAGTCCCAGCGTGAGGCAGAgtggaggaaggaggaggagcgGCTTCGCTTAGAGGAGGAGCAGAAG gaggaggaggagaggaaggcccGGGAGGAGCAGGCCCAGCGGGAGCATGAGGAATACCTGAAACTGAAGGAAGCCTTCGTGGTGGAGGAGGAGGGCGTGGGCGAGAGCATGACTGAGGAACAG TCCCACAGCTTCCTGACAGAGTTCGTCAATTACATTAAG CAGTCCAAAGTAGTGCTCCTGGAAGACCTGGCTTCCCAAGTGGGCCTGCGGACTCAG GATACCATAAACCGTATCCAGGATCTGCTGGCTGAGGGGACTCTGACAG GTGTGATTGACGACCGGGGCAAGTTCATCTACATAACCCCGGAGGAACTGGCTGCTGTGGCCAACTTCATCCGACAGCGGGGCCGGGTATCCATCACTGAGCTTGCCCAGGCCAGCAACTCCCTCATTGCCTGGGGCCGGGAGACCCCCACCCAGGCTCCAGCCTGA